From Anaerohalosphaera lusitana, one genomic window encodes:
- a CDS encoding peptidylprolyl isomerase yields the protein MANQVKLTTSKGDITIELFEDQAPVTTKNFLQYVQDGFFDGTIFHRVINGFMVQGGGMTPDMNQKKTRDPIVNEADNGLANDRGTLAMARTNDPNSATSQFFINHNDNAFLNYQGPANPGYAVFGKVVEGMDVVDEIAEVETGRHGMHDDVPTETIMIEKAEVL from the coding sequence ATGGCTAACCAGGTTAAGCTTACCACCAGCAAAGGTGACATTACTATTGAGTTGTTTGAAGATCAGGCCCCGGTAACGACAAAGAATTTTCTGCAGTACGTGCAGGACGGCTTCTTTGACGGCACGATCTTTCACCGCGTCATCAACGGCTTCATGGTCCAGGGCGGCGGCATGACCCCGGACATGAACCAGAAAAAGACGCGCGACCCCATCGTCAACGAAGCCGATAACGGCCTTGCGAATGATAGGGGCACACTTGCGATGGCACGCACGAACGACCCCAACAGCGCAACAAGCCAGTTTTTCATCAATCACAACGACAACGCGTTCCTGAATTATCAGGGCCCGGCCAATCCCGGCTATGCTGTTTTCGGTAAGGTGGTAGAGGGCATGGACGTCGTAGACGAGATCGCAGAGGTAGAAACCGGCAGACACGGCATGCACGACGACGTTCCGACCGAAACCATCATGATCGAAAAGGCTGAGGTGCTCTGA
- a CDS encoding HEAT repeat domain-containing protein translates to MFAKKLSLVLFSIVILAGGTALAQEDIPRELKNNWTDFLHYARIGRFDLAEGYAQELIASDPDPLNVLAISEDNPQGYQLLLKLISTESALEEVSSQVLEIIEAGRYIRRTDPEIITQEIRRLSTTIRGRIAATERLQNAGEYAIPYMLDALADEGRKDEFANIVNALPKIGREAIRPLAAALQTDNMAVKMEIVRALGKIGYFQSVPYLKYVAENAASDQMRQLAVEMIKDIDPSAVKVSAAELFFQLGERYYYHNQSLAPSADYDFGNIWFWDEDQKKLVREEVAKDYFNELMAMRSCENSLKADDSFGKAISLWIASFFKAEGTGVDQPDYFGEGHADAITYAKTAGPKYLHQSLERALKDENAHVALYSVEALAASAGEKSLLYSLGVKQPLVEALSFSDMAVRYSAAIAIGSADPSEEFVGSKLIIENLSNAVDFEQGVDDLGDQLSRIYAMRAAKVMTRLAIAENKVVDLSKARPVLIKATNYDWPEMQTEAGRTLARLESPDAQRALATAALAQNNPMDVRISAFGSLAISAKKNGNLLEDGQIDDVYGLVSSKDADPDLRTAAASAYGALNLPSEKVTDLILDQARS, encoded by the coding sequence ATGTTTGCCAAAAAACTGTCACTTGTGTTGTTTTCTATAGTTATTCTCGCTGGCGGAACTGCCCTGGCTCAGGAAGACATACCAAGAGAATTAAAGAACAATTGGACCGATTTTTTGCATTATGCTCGCATAGGCCGATTTGACCTGGCCGAAGGATATGCACAGGAGCTGATAGCAAGCGACCCCGATCCGCTGAATGTTCTCGCAATCAGTGAGGACAACCCTCAGGGGTACCAGCTTCTGCTCAAGCTTATCAGTACCGAATCAGCGCTTGAAGAAGTGAGTTCCCAGGTTCTTGAGATCATAGAAGCAGGGCGGTACATAAGAAGGACAGATCCTGAGATCATTACGCAGGAAATACGCAGACTAAGCACCACCATCCGCGGCAGGATCGCGGCAACTGAACGTCTGCAGAACGCGGGCGAATACGCTATTCCGTACATGCTTGACGCTCTTGCGGATGAAGGCAGGAAAGACGAATTTGCAAACATCGTAAATGCACTGCCGAAGATAGGGCGCGAAGCCATCAGGCCCCTTGCGGCAGCATTGCAGACCGATAACATGGCTGTCAAAATGGAGATCGTTCGTGCCCTTGGTAAGATCGGTTATTTCCAGAGCGTACCGTATCTCAAGTATGTTGCTGAGAATGCCGCGTCAGACCAGATGCGTCAGCTCGCAGTGGAGATGATCAAGGACATCGACCCCTCGGCAGTGAAGGTATCAGCGGCAGAGCTTTTCTTCCAGCTCGGGGAAAGGTACTACTATCACAACCAGTCGCTTGCACCCTCGGCGGACTATGATTTTGGCAATATCTGGTTCTGGGACGAGGACCAGAAGAAGCTGGTCCGTGAAGAGGTGGCAAAAGATTATTTCAATGAGCTCATGGCCATGCGATCTTGTGAGAATTCGCTGAAAGCGGATGATTCGTTCGGCAAGGCTATTTCGCTTTGGATCGCTTCGTTCTTCAAGGCAGAAGGAACCGGCGTCGATCAGCCAGACTACTTTGGCGAGGGGCACGCCGATGCGATCACATACGCTAAGACGGCCGGTCCGAAGTACCTGCATCAGTCGCTCGAAAGGGCACTGAAGGATGAGAACGCACATGTTGCCTTGTACTCTGTTGAGGCGCTTGCAGCCAGTGCCGGTGAAAAGTCTCTGCTTTATTCACTGGGCGTTAAGCAGCCGTTGGTAGAGGCGCTGAGCTTCTCCGATATGGCTGTAAGGTACAGTGCGGCAATTGCTATCGGCAGTGCTGATCCAAGCGAAGAATTTGTTGGAAGCAAGCTGATCATAGAGAATCTCTCGAATGCGGTTGATTTCGAGCAGGGCGTCGATGATCTCGGCGACCAACTGTCGCGAATTTATGCTATGCGTGCAGCGAAAGTGATGACACGACTTGCGATTGCTGAGAACAAGGTTGTGGACCTTTCAAAGGCTCGCCCTGTTCTTATCAAGGCGACTAACTATGACTGGCCTGAAATGCAGACAGAGGCGGGCAGGACGCTGGCGAGACTGGAAAGTCCCGACGCGCAGAGGGCTTTGGCAACTGCTGCTCTAGCTCAGAATAATCCGATGGACGTACGGATCAGCGCGTTTGGATCGCTTGCGATCTCTGCGAAAAAGAACGGTAATCTTCTTGAAGATGGTCAGATCGACGATGTATATGGTCTGGTCAGTTCCAAGGATGCCGACCCTGATCTGCGAACTGCAGCAGCCAGTGCGTATGGCGCATTGAATCTGCCGAGCGAAAAGGTCACGGACCTGATCCTCGATCAGGCCAGAAGCTGA
- a CDS encoding peptidylprolyl isomerase: MKSLKYLLTFALVAGVISFGIAGCGGDEEATEIEQPETEQVQPDEPTEPEAERARQEPTEEIETEPAEEESAAEPEQEPDQEDSDQPEEEQAAQDEPLKVRLATTKGEIVIELYQEDAPITVANFMSYVLDGDYDGTIFHRVIPGFMIQGGGLTPTMERAPMNASIKNEAGSNLANQRGTVAMARKTDPDSATNQFFINLTDNPHLNYGGPGQPGYAVFGKVVEGMDVVQEIAQVQTETVGEFQNVPADPVIIEKAEVATDTQVDAERF; this comes from the coding sequence ATGAAGTCACTCAAATACTTGTTGACATTCGCGCTGGTTGCAGGGGTCATCAGTTTTGGAATTGCTGGCTGCGGCGGCGACGAGGAAGCAACGGAGATCGAACAGCCAGAAACCGAACAAGTACAGCCCGATGAGCCGACCGAGCCTGAAGCTGAACGTGCTCGACAGGAGCCGACTGAGGAAATAGAAACTGAACCTGCCGAAGAAGAATCTGCTGCCGAGCCTGAACAGGAACCCGATCAAGAGGATTCGGACCAGCCCGAGGAAGAGCAGGCCGCCCAGGATGAACCCCTGAAGGTACGGCTAGCCACAACTAAGGGCGAAATCGTTATTGAGCTCTACCAGGAAGATGCTCCGATCACCGTCGCGAACTTCATGAGCTATGTACTTGACGGCGATTATGACGGCACAATTTTCCATCGCGTGATACCTGGCTTCATGATCCAGGGCGGCGGTCTCACGCCTACCATGGAACGTGCACCGATGAATGCATCGATCAAGAACGAAGCAGGCAGCAATCTCGCCAACCAGCGAGGCACAGTCGCAATGGCCCGCAAAACCGACCCGGACAGTGCAACCAATCAGTTCTTCATCAACTTGACCGATAATCCGCATCTCAACTACGGCGGCCCCGGCCAGCCCGGTTACGCGGTGTTCGGCAAGGTCGTCGAGGGCATGGACGTCGTTCAGGAAATCGCCCAGGTCCAGACTGAAACCGTAGGTGAGTTCCAGAATGTGCCCGCCGATCCGGTAATTATCGAAAAAGCCGAAGTCGCGACAGACACGCAAGTCGACGCTGAACGGTTTTAA
- a CDS encoding MBL fold metallo-hydrolase — protein sequence MALTFQTLISSSKGNCLVLSSRTTRLVIDCGFRSQKAVRAAFDQQFGLDGGPDAVLVTHLHGDHINYSALKVLQQRMVPLYIHEESVDLLPGKHFRGYRFAELDVNSYAARSFVIGDLTVRPIEVPHAPGHLTHAFEIAHDGRRIVVAADFFDAAAIRDVMIDADFVYIESNHDLQLLRENWNPNSRWHMPNPITAELICEVADISEKPPTAVMLGHLSEQRNRPEIVLDEMHTAFKRKRLNMSFDLTVAPLYEASHVIQID from the coding sequence ATGGCTCTGACTTTTCAGACACTTATAAGCTCTAGCAAAGGCAACTGCCTCGTGCTGTCCTCCCGCACTACCAGGCTCGTAATAGATTGCGGATTTCGCAGCCAGAAAGCTGTCCGAGCTGCGTTCGATCAGCAGTTCGGCCTCGATGGCGGCCCCGACGCTGTGCTCGTGACCCACCTGCACGGCGACCACATCAACTACTCCGCCTTGAAGGTGCTCCAGCAGCGGATGGTGCCCCTGTACATACACGAGGAGTCCGTCGATCTGCTCCCCGGCAAACACTTCCGAGGCTACCGTTTCGCTGAACTCGATGTGAACTCATATGCGGCCAGGTCTTTTGTAATCGGAGATTTGACAGTACGGCCGATAGAAGTGCCTCACGCCCCCGGCCACCTCACGCATGCTTTCGAAATTGCACACGACGGGCGACGGATCGTTGTCGCTGCGGATTTCTTCGACGCTGCCGCAATTCGTGATGTAATGATCGACGCCGATTTCGTCTACATCGAGTCGAATCATGATCTCCAGCTTTTGCGTGAGAACTGGAATCCCAACAGCAGATGGCACATGCCCAACCCCATCACCGCCGAGCTCATATGCGAAGTTGCGGACATTAGCGAAAAACCTCCCACAGCCGTCATGCTCGGCCACCTCAGCGAACAGCGAAACCGCCCAGAGATAGTTCTGGATGAAATGCACACTGCCTTCAAGCGAAAACGCCTGAACATGAGCTTTGACCTGACTGTCGCTCCGCTGTATGAAGCGTCGCACGTTATACAGATCGACTAG
- a CDS encoding peptide chain release factor family protein, whose product MNFGVSEKKESALRERMSKLDIVESDLEESFARSSGPGGQSVNKVATCVILKHKPTGHIVKMGKERSQLLNRYYARKRLCELIEEKRLGRKSPQARKAAKIRKQKQRRKRRTRKKLDEK is encoded by the coding sequence ATGAATTTTGGTGTAAGCGAGAAAAAGGAGTCAGCGCTGCGGGAGCGCATGAGCAAGCTGGATATAGTGGAGTCCGACCTTGAGGAGTCATTCGCACGTTCTTCCGGGCCGGGTGGCCAAAGCGTCAACAAGGTGGCTACATGCGTCATTCTAAAGCACAAGCCAACGGGACATATTGTCAAAATGGGCAAGGAGCGTTCGCAATTGCTCAACCGTTATTATGCGCGTAAACGGCTTTGTGAGCTCATAGAAGAGAAAAGACTTGGACGCAAGAGCCCACAGGCACGCAAAGCTGCAAAAATACGCAAGCAGAAACAGCGACGTAAACGGAGGACCAGAAAGAAACTGGACGAAAAGTGA
- a CDS encoding RNA polymerase sigma factor — MKKKAVADRPSDAELLERYKEGDEDAFQEIVSRYKNPLYAFLRRFLNQQDLVEDVFQETFLQLYASKDKFDPSRPLHPWLFTIAANKAKDALRKQQRTSSLGLGAIADSGGVSVDDVVNLLDSYDLTPDAEATKDETAQRVREVVSKMPENLRGILILAYFEQFSYKQMAEILSIPIGTVKSRLHTAVVHFTKRWKELNRSSKRQ; from the coding sequence ATGAAGAAGAAAGCAGTTGCAGACAGGCCGAGTGACGCTGAACTACTTGAGCGGTACAAGGAGGGGGATGAGGATGCGTTCCAGGAGATTGTAAGCAGATACAAAAACCCCTTATATGCTTTTTTGCGCAGGTTCTTGAATCAGCAGGATCTCGTTGAGGACGTCTTCCAGGAAACATTTCTCCAACTCTATGCGAGCAAGGACAAGTTCGACCCCAGCAGGCCGTTACATCCCTGGCTTTTTACGATTGCAGCGAACAAAGCCAAGGATGCGTTACGTAAACAGCAACGTACAAGTTCCCTTGGACTCGGAGCAATAGCAGATTCGGGCGGAGTGAGCGTTGATGACGTTGTGAATCTTCTCGATTCCTACGATCTAACGCCCGATGCAGAGGCAACTAAGGACGAAACTGCACAGCGCGTGCGCGAAGTTGTATCGAAAATGCCCGAAAATCTGCGCGGAATACTGATTCTGGCATACTTTGAGCAATTTTCTTACAAACAAATGGCCGAGATCCTCAGTATACCAATCGGAACTGTAAAAAGTCGTTTGCATACGGCTGTTGTACATTTTACGAAACGCTGGAAGGAACTTAATCGGAGCTCGAAAAGACAATGA
- a CDS encoding pyridoxamine 5'-phosphate oxidase family protein, with protein sequence MPNNTSEHLKLNELLTSQRLAVLCTQHQGQPYANLVAFSTSEDFKVICFATPRKTRKYDNIKQDGRVSLLVDDRENTAGDFTNAVAATAVGKAIEVEKPRADIFGRYLGKHPELEPFAKSEDSAFFCVNVDSYIFVDNFQHVTEIKP encoded by the coding sequence ATGCCCAACAACACCAGCGAACACCTGAAACTTAACGAACTGCTAACTTCCCAGCGACTTGCGGTCCTTTGCACCCAGCACCAGGGACAGCCGTATGCAAACCTTGTCGCTTTTTCAACCAGTGAGGATTTTAAGGTCATATGTTTCGCAACCCCACGAAAAACACGCAAGTATGACAATATCAAGCAGGACGGCCGGGTTTCACTGCTCGTCGACGACAGGGAAAACACCGCCGGCGATTTCACCAATGCCGTCGCCGCAACCGCTGTCGGCAAAGCCATAGAAGTCGAAAAGCCACGAGCGGACATTTTCGGCAGGTACCTGGGAAAACACCCTGAGCTCGAACCTTTCGCCAAGAGTGAAGATTCTGCTTTCTTCTGCGTAAACGTGGACAGCTACATTTTCGTCGACAACTTTCAGCACGTAACAGAGATCAAACCCTAA
- a CDS encoding AtpZ/AtpI family protein, with the protein MSENNDQRDQNDRWAAFAWMGIGIEFCAVVGFFMWLGSKLDKLQDTFPGFMIIGFFVGFALMLYIMIQRAGGLKGDGSKNRGSDD; encoded by the coding sequence ATGTCGGAAAACAATGACCAGCGAGATCAAAATGATCGTTGGGCGGCCTTCGCCTGGATGGGTATCGGAATAGAGTTTTGTGCAGTCGTTGGTTTTTTTATGTGGCTCGGCAGTAAGCTGGACAAGCTTCAGGATACTTTTCCGGGCTTTATGATTATCGGATTTTTTGTCGGATTCGCACTGATGCTTTACATCATGATCCAGAGGGCCGGAGGCCTTAAAGGAGACGGCAGCAAGAATAGGGGCTCAGACGACTGA
- a CDS encoding deoxyribodipyrimidine photo-lyase, which yields MIQDERIEILNDSPVHDGEYVLYWMQAAQRAQCNHALEYAIDQANELSLGVVVYFGLTDDYPEANERHYWFMLEGLSETITEVQKRGIAIVVHNGDIVKGLIEHSQKAAMVIVDAGHLHIQRKWREQAGEKLDRRFVEIETNLIVPIETASQKENFSAGTLRPRINKHLDRFMVDLKERKPKVKTTKMNLKGFDVQNASKAIKKLKLDRSVSKSRFYQGGTTQANKFLDEFIDHKIKDYADGRNDPCKDVLSNVSPYLHFGQISPLHIALRVKSYTGKKEGKEAYLEELIVRRELAHNFVAYNDDYDKYEGLPPWAKATLEHHSKDKREHLYSLEELEQAQTHDPYWNAAQHEMVITGKMHGYMRMYWGKKILEWTKNPAQGFELALYLNNKYELDGRDANSYTGIAWCFGKHDRAWAERGVFGKVRYMNANGLKRKFDPDAYVEKVSRLNE from the coding sequence ATGATACAGGATGAACGTATCGAAATTTTGAATGACAGCCCTGTTCATGACGGCGAATACGTGTTGTACTGGATGCAGGCAGCTCAACGGGCTCAGTGCAATCATGCCCTCGAGTACGCGATCGACCAGGCCAACGAGCTGAGCTTGGGGGTGGTAGTATATTTCGGCCTGACTGACGACTATCCGGAAGCAAATGAAAGGCACTACTGGTTCATGCTCGAAGGATTGAGCGAGACAATCACTGAGGTCCAGAAACGCGGTATAGCCATCGTGGTGCATAACGGCGACATTGTCAAAGGCCTTATCGAGCATTCACAAAAAGCCGCTATGGTCATCGTAGATGCCGGCCACTTGCACATCCAGCGTAAATGGCGAGAACAAGCCGGCGAAAAGCTCGATCGCAGATTCGTCGAAATCGAAACGAACCTCATCGTTCCCATCGAGACCGCTTCACAGAAAGAGAATTTCAGCGCAGGCACCCTCAGGCCCCGAATAAACAAGCATCTGGACCGCTTCATGGTCGATCTGAAAGAACGCAAACCCAAGGTCAAGACAACTAAAATGAACCTGAAAGGCTTCGATGTCCAGAATGCCTCTAAAGCAATAAAGAAGCTCAAACTCGACCGCAGCGTCAGCAAAAGCCGGTTCTACCAGGGCGGCACAACCCAGGCCAACAAGTTTCTGGATGAGTTTATCGACCACAAGATCAAGGACTACGCCGACGGCCGAAACGACCCGTGCAAAGACGTGCTTTCCAACGTGAGTCCTTATCTGCATTTCGGCCAGATCTCGCCGCTGCACATCGCACTCCGCGTAAAAAGCTACACCGGCAAGAAAGAAGGCAAAGAAGCTTACCTCGAAGAATTGATAGTACGCCGCGAGCTCGCCCACAATTTCGTCGCCTATAATGACGATTACGACAAATACGAAGGCCTGCCCCCCTGGGCAAAAGCGACCCTCGAACACCACAGCAAAGACAAACGAGAACACCTCTACTCGCTCGAGGAACTGGAGCAGGCCCAAACGCACGATCCATACTGGAACGCCGCTCAGCACGAAATGGTCATAACCGGCAAAATGCACGGCTACATGCGAATGTACTGGGGCAAGAAGATACTGGAATGGACCAAAAACCCCGCTCAGGGCTTTGAGCTCGCTCTTTACTTGAATAACAAGTACGAACTCGACGGCCGTGACGCCAACAGCTACACGGGAATCGCCTGGTGCTTCGGCAAACACGATCGCGCATGGGCCGAAAGGGGCGTATTCGGCAAAGTGCGCTACATGAACGCCAACGGCCTTAAACGCAAATTCGACCCGGATGCCTATGTCGAAAAAGTCAGCCGGCTCAATGAATGA
- the nadD gene encoding nicotinate-nucleotide adenylyltransferase, whose translation MSGNRIALFGGSFDPIHLGHLTVAQDSRKQLSAEKIVFIPAKRSPHKKNKPKACDRDRLEMILLAIAGSDEFEVSECELTRPEPSYSLDTVRYFRQLYGDDAHLYWLIGADAVRDLHKWYHADEFLDECSVCIMNRGGVEIPDFGPIKEALGQDRAAKLKRNMISTPSVEISSTEVRRRVRDQEPLNDLVPSEVAEFIANKGLYR comes from the coding sequence ATGAGCGGTAACCGCATAGCACTGTTCGGCGGCAGCTTCGACCCCATACATCTGGGGCATCTGACAGTTGCGCAGGACTCGCGGAAGCAGCTTAGTGCCGAGAAGATTGTTTTTATACCTGCAAAACGCTCGCCGCACAAAAAAAACAAGCCAAAGGCATGCGATAGGGATCGCCTGGAAATGATACTGCTTGCAATTGCCGGGTCCGATGAGTTCGAAGTCAGTGAGTGTGAGCTTACCAGGCCTGAGCCGAGCTATTCGCTGGACACTGTGCGGTATTTCAGGCAGCTTTATGGCGATGATGCGCATCTTTACTGGCTTATAGGCGCCGATGCGGTCAGGGATCTTCACAAATGGTATCATGCTGATGAATTTCTGGATGAATGCAGCGTTTGCATCATGAATCGAGGCGGCGTGGAAATACCTGATTTCGGCCCAATTAAAGAAGCTCTGGGGCAGGATAGGGCAGCAAAGCTGAAAAGGAACATGATATCTACTCCCAGTGTCGAGATCAGCAGTACCGAAGTTCGGCGGCGAGTCCGCGATCAGGAGCCGCTTAATGACCTTGTTCCGTCCGAGGTTGCGGAATTTATAGCAAATAAAGGCCTGTACAGATAG